The window GTGTACACCGTTTGTACGAGCGCGTAGCAAAAGGTACTTTACCTATGCCTGCGATCAACGTAAACGACTCTGTAACCAAGTCTAAGTTCGATAACAAATACGGCTGTAAAGAATCACTGGTAGATGCGATCCGTCGTGCTACTGACGTGATGTTGGCCGGTAAAGTTGCTGTAGTAGGTGGTTATGGTGATGTAGGTAAAGGTTCTGCTGCATCATTGGCTGGTGCCGGTTGCCGCGTAATCGTAACTGAAATCGATCCTATCTGTGCCCTTCAGGCTGCAATGGACGGTTTTGAAGTGAAGAAAATGATTGATGCAGTAAAAGAAGCTGATATCATCGTTACTGCTTCTGGTTGTCGCGACCTGATCACTGAAAAGCATTTCCGTGCTATGAAGGATAAGGCGATCGTATGTAATATCGGTCACTTCGATATCGAAATCGATATCGCATGGTTGAACAACAACTATGGTCATACAAAAGATACCATTAAGCCACAGGTTGATATCTACAATGTAGATGGTAACGATATCATCATCCTGGCTGAAGGTCGTCTGGTTAACCTCGGTTGCGCTACTGGTCACCCAAGCTTTGTGATGAGTAACTCTTTCACTAACCAGACATTGGCGCAGATTGAGTTGTGGACTAACCACACTAAGTACGACAACAAAGTATATGTACTGCCTAAGCACCTGGATGAGAAAGTTGCCCGTTTACACCTGAGCAAAATTGGTGTTGAACTGGATGAGCTGACTGATGAGCAGGCTGGCTACCTCGGTATCACTAAAGAAGGTCCATTCAAGCCAGAGCATTACAGATATTAATCGATATAACTGTATACAAAAAGCCTCTCCAATTGGAGAGGCTTTTTACTTTCAAAAACATCACCTACTTATACTTCCACTATTTCTGCTGTTTTCTTATACGCAGCAGCTAGTTTCTGTTGTTGTTCAAATGAAACCGGTGCGTAGTGGTCAAACTGCATGCGGAACCTGGCCCTACCCTGCGTAAAAGAACGCAAAGACGAAGCATAGTTGCCTAACTGGGCCAAGGGCACTTGGGCTTTCACTACAGTGAAATGACCTTCCGTATCCATTCCTTCCACAATAGCACCACGTGTTTGCAAATCGCCCATTACATTACCAGTCTGATCTTCCGGGCAAAGTACTTCTACATGATAAATAGGTTCCAGTAACTGTGGATCAGCAGCCTGAAATGCTTCGCGGAAAGCCATGGTACCGGCAGTTTTGAATGCCATATCATTACTGTCAACAGCATGCATCTTGCCATCAAATACGGATACGCGTATATCACGTACATAAGCACCCGTAAGCGGACCTTCATTCATTTTCTCCATAATGCCTTTCAGAATTGAAGGCAGGAAACGTTGGTCAATCGCACCACCAACAATACAATTATAATACACCAGTTTACCACCCCAGGTGAGCTCATAGGTTTCACGGCCGCGCACATTCAAACCCTCCGGTTCAGGCATGCCTTCATACCATGGTTCAATACGCAGACTCACTTCGCCAAACTGTCCGGCACCGCCAGATTGTTTTTTATGGCGATAGGTCGCTTCCGCTTTTCTGCGGATGGTTTCTCTGTAAGGAATTTTTGTCTTGCTGAAATTCACCCCCAAATTATACTGATGCTCCAGTTTCCACTTGATGACATTCAGGTGCATATCACCTTGACAATGCAGAATGGTTTGTTTCAACTCAGCAGACACTTCTACCAAAATAGTGGGATCTTCTTCACGGAATTGGTGCAAAGCGGTTGCCAGTTTTTCTTCTTCCCCTTTCTTCGCACATTCAATGGCCATACTCAATCTTGGCTCTGGGAATACGATAGGCAATAAATCAAGATTCTTTCCTTTTTCGTGAAGGGTATTATTGGTATGTGTATTGCGCAGTTTCAAAGTTGCACCAATATCACCAGCAACCAACTCATCAACGGGAATGCGCTTATTACCTTCTACTACAAACAACTGCGTTAGCTTCTCTGCTACACCTGTGTTTTCATTCACCAATTCCATACCCGCTTTTACAGTGCCTGAGTATACTTTGAAGAAACTCAATTCTCCTACGTGTGGTTCTGAAACGGTTTTGTAGACGAAGAGACAAACTGGACCGGCAGGATCACAAGCCAAGCTTGCGCCTTCGGCTGTTTTTTGTGGGGGCATTTCAGATGCAGGCGGACAAACATTATCGATATAACCCATCAAACGACCCACACCCATGTTTTTTTCTGCAGAGATGCAGAACACAGGGAATAAATCATGATTGGTCATGGACTTATGCAAGCCAGTCTTCATATCATCCTCACTCAATTCACCCTGATCAAAATATTTTTCCATCAAACCTTCATCATTGCTGGCGATGGCTTCAATCAATTCTTTGTGCAAGTTGGCTGCACGTTCTGCTTCAGCTGCAGGAATCGCTTGCTTCTCTGGCTTACCACCAGTAGGCGGATAAACATACATCACCATATTGAGTACATCAATAATGGCATCGAATGCCTCACCTGTTTGCACAGGATATTGTACCACGGTTACATTAGCACCAAAATGTGCTTTTGCTTCGCGAATGGTTTTATCAAAATCAGCAGTAGGATGATCCAGTTGGTTGACAGCAAAAATCATCGGGGTTTTGAATTGCTCTGTGTACTCCCAGATGATATCTGTACCCACTTCCACACCTACTGATGCATTCAACACCATCACACCTGTATCTGCTACGCGCAAAGCTGTTAAAACTTCTCCGGCAAAATCATCAAAGCCAGGTGTATCCAGAATATTGATTTTATACCCACGCCATTTGGTATGCATGAGTTTAGAGAAAAT is drawn from Chitinophagales bacterium and contains these coding sequences:
- a CDS encoding adenosylhomocysteinase, producing the protein MSTITTSIDFSLPYKVADMSLAEWGRKEIRLAEAEMPGLMAIRKEYGAAQPLKGARIAGCLHMTIQTAVLIETLVALGAEVKWSSCNIFSTQDHAAAAIAAAGIGVFAWKGQTIEEADWCIEQTLFFGGADRPLNMILDDGGDLTNMVLDKYPELVQHVKGISEETTTGVHRLYERVAKGTLPMPAINVNDSVTKSKFDNKYGCKESLVDAIRRATDVMLAGKVAVVGGYGDVGKGSAASLAGAGCRVIVTEIDPICALQAAMDGFEVKKMIDAVKEADIIVTASGCRDLITEKHFRAMKDKAIVCNIGHFDIEIDIAWLNNNYGHTKDTIKPQVDIYNVDGNDIIILAEGRLVNLGCATGHPSFVMSNSFTNQTLAQIELWTNHTKYDNKVYVLPKHLDEKVARLHLSKIGVELDELTDEQAGYLGITKEGPFKPEHYRY
- a CDS encoding elongation factor G, which gives rise to MAEFDSLHVKNIALLGHSGSGKTTLAESMLFEAGLITRRGNVADKNTVGDYTPLEQERGNTIFSKLMHTKWRGYKINILDTPGFDDFAGEVLTALRVADTGVMVLNASVGVEVGTDIIWEYTEQFKTPMIFAVNQLDHPTADFDKTIREAKAHFGANVTVVQYPVQTGEAFDAIIDVLNMVMYVYPPTGGKPEKQAIPAAEAERAANLHKELIEAIASNDEGLMEKYFDQGELSEDDMKTGLHKSMTNHDLFPVFCISAEKNMGVGRLMGYIDNVCPPASEMPPQKTAEGASLACDPAGPVCLFVYKTVSEPHVGELSFFKVYSGTVKAGMELVNENTGVAEKLTQLFVVEGNKRIPVDELVAGDIGATLKLRNTHTNNTLHEKGKNLDLLPIVFPEPRLSMAIECAKKGEEEKLATALHQFREEDPTILVEVSAELKQTILHCQGDMHLNVIKWKLEHQYNLGVNFSKTKIPYRETIRRKAEATYRHKKQSGGAGQFGEVSLRIEPWYEGMPEPEGLNVRGRETYELTWGGKLVYYNCIVGGAIDQRFLPSILKGIMEKMNEGPLTGAYVRDIRVSVFDGKMHAVDSNDMAFKTAGTMAFREAFQAADPQLLEPIYHVEVLCPEDQTGNVMGDLQTRGAIVEGMDTEGHFTVVKAQVPLAQLGNYASSLRSFTQGRARFRMQFDHYAPVSFEQQQKLAAAYKKTAEIVEV